Proteins encoded within one genomic window of Girardinichthys multiradiatus isolate DD_20200921_A chromosome 21, DD_fGirMul_XY1, whole genome shotgun sequence:
- the lipib gene encoding lipase member H → MLLFRLLGLLGLFMLCKVQSGTGTEEPCDNFTDLDLSHCFMGTSLDVRLLLYTRSNLDCGREINHHHLSSCPLLDLHRPTAFVIHGYRPTGAPPIWINHIVHLLAEQEDMNIIVVDWNKGAANLNYFTAVTYTREAALNLTGFIKTMQEEGASLSSIHLIGVSLGAHLAGFVGANLNGTIGRITGLDPAGPMFTSATPEERLDPSDAMFVDVLHTDMNSFGLRGAHGHIDFYANGGSDQPGCPKTIFSGKSYFVCDHQRSVFLFLCALNRTCHLTGYPCSSYSRFLDGQCLKCEAFKPASCPVLGYNVSLWRDALVKLGQTKVFFSTTATLPYQKLSYRVDMVTWNQYLRWGVVYIRLHSGRNSTEARIDHKLLRLEQYTSTRLLAQFDEDLQQVQKISLRINTGNIIGPRYKIRLLRIRFTPLERPDRPVLCRFDIIMEENMEVAFRPLPCESRL, encoded by the exons ATGTTGCTCTTTAGACTTCTGGGTCTGCTGGGACTCTTCATGCTCTGCAAGG TTCAGTCTGGGACCGGGACAGAGGAGCCCTGCGACAACTTCACCGACCTGGACCTGTCCCACTGCTTCATGGGAACCAGCCTTGATGTCCGTCTGCTGCTCTACACACGCTCAAACCTGGACTGTGGCCGAGAGATCAACCACCACCACCTGTCCTCCTGTCCACTCCTGGACCTCCACCGTCCCACCGCCTTCGTCATCCACGGCTATAGGCCCACGGGAGCGCCGCCCATCTGGATCAACCATATAGTGCACCTGCTGGCTGAGCAGGAAGACATGAACATCATCGTGGTGGACTGGAACAAAGGAGCAGCCAACCTCAACTACTTCACTGCTGTGACTTACACCAGAGAGGCTGCTCTGAACCTGACGGGGTTCATCAAGACTATGCAG GAAGAAGGAGCCTCTCTGAGCTCCATTCACCTCATCGGAGTCAGCCTGGGAGCTCACCTGGCTGGATTTGTTGGAGCAAACCTGAATGGGACAATTGGTCGTATCACAG GTTTGGACCCAGCTGGGCCCATGTTCACCAGCGCCACACCAGAAGAGAGGTTGGACCCCTCTGACGCCATGTTTGTGGACGTTCTGCACACCGACATGAACT CATTTGGACTCCGAGGAGCTCATGGTCACATTGATTTCTACGCCAACGGTGGATCCGACCAACCAGGATGCCCCAAAACCATCTTCTCAG gtAAATCTTACTTCGTGTGCGACCACCAgcgatctgtgtttttgttcctGTGCGCCCTGAACCGGACCTGTCACCTCACCGGGTACCCCTGCTCCTCATATAGCCGCTTCCTGGACGGACAGTGTCTGAAGTGTGAGGCCTTCAAACCCGCCTCCTGCCCTGTGCTCG GCTACAACGTCAGCCTGTGGAGAGATGCTCTAGTGAAGCTTGGACAGACCAAGGTCTTCTTCAGCACCACCGCCACCCTGCCCTACCAGA AGCTAAGCTACAGAGTGGACATGGTGACATGGAACCAGTACCTGCGCTGGGGGGTTGTCTACATCCGTCTGCACAGCGGCAGGAACTCTACAGAGGCCCGGATAGACCA TAAGCTCCTGCGGTTAGAGCAGTACACCTCCACTCGCCTGCTGGCCCAGTTCGACGAGGACCTGCAGCAGGTCCAGAAGATCTCCCTGAGGATCAACACGGGGAATATCATCGGCCCTCGTTACAAAATCAGGCTGCTGAGAATTCGCTTCACACCGTTGGAGCGTCCCGACAG GCCAGTGTTGTGTCGTTTTGACATCATCATGGAGGAGAACATGGAGGTGGCCTTCAGACCTCTGCCTTGTGAGTCTCGACTCTAA
- the si:ch73-264p11.1 gene encoding SH2 domain-containing protein 1B isoform X2, with amino-acid sequence MAEALPECYHGAMSKRECEELLGRKNKDGAYLIRESETIQGALCLCVYKQKVVYTYRILQAHNGNYTLLTSGGVQETYFKTLGDLIRNYKRRNQGLALHLRHAMKKKTPMLIQPPRRLDIRPGVSAGVSAGVSAGVSTGVSAGVSGGRDVALPEEENDYENDPSADYVEVLPD; translated from the exons ATGGCAGAAGCTCTGCCGGAGTGTTACCACGGCGCCATGTCCAAGAGGGAGTGTGAGGAGCTGCTGGGGAGGAAGAACAAGGATGGAGCTTACCTGATCCGAGAGAGCGAGACCATCCAGGGAGCCTTGTGCCTCTGTGTCTA CAAACAGAAGGTGGTCTATACCTACAGAATCCTTCAGGCGCACAATGGAAACTACACGCTCCTG ACATCAGGAGGTGTGCaggaaacatattttaagaCTTTGGGCGATTTAATCCGTAATTACAAGAGGAGAAACCAGGGTCTGGCCCTTCACCTACGGCATGCGATGAAGAAGAAGACGCCCATGTTGATCCAGCCACCGCGCAGATTGGACATACGGC CTGGAGTATCGGCTGGAGTATCGGCTGGAGTATCGGCTGGAGTATCAACTGGAGTATCGGCTGGAGTATCAGGTGGAAGAGATGTAGCTTTACCTGAAGAGGAAAATGACTACGAGA ATGATCCTTCTGCGGATTATGTGGAAGTTCTTCCTGATTAA
- the si:ch73-264p11.1 gene encoding SH2 domain-containing protein 1B isoform X1, whose amino-acid sequence MAEALPECYHGAMSKRECEELLGRKNKDGAYLIRESETIQGALCLCVYKQKVVYTYRILQAHNGNYTLLTSGGVQETYFKTLGDLIRNYKRRNQGLALHLRHAMKKKTPMLIQPPRRLDIRPGVSAGVSAGVSAGVSAGVSAGVSAGVSAGVSTGVSAGVSGGRDVALPEEENDYENDPSADYVEVLPD is encoded by the exons ATGGCAGAAGCTCTGCCGGAGTGTTACCACGGCGCCATGTCCAAGAGGGAGTGTGAGGAGCTGCTGGGGAGGAAGAACAAGGATGGAGCTTACCTGATCCGAGAGAGCGAGACCATCCAGGGAGCCTTGTGCCTCTGTGTCTA CAAACAGAAGGTGGTCTATACCTACAGAATCCTTCAGGCGCACAATGGAAACTACACGCTCCTG ACATCAGGAGGTGTGCaggaaacatattttaagaCTTTGGGCGATTTAATCCGTAATTACAAGAGGAGAAACCAGGGTCTGGCCCTTCACCTACGGCATGCGATGAAGAAGAAGACGCCCATGTTGATCCAGCCACCGCGCAGATTGGACATACGGCCTGGAGTATCGGCTGGAGTATCGGCTGGAGTATCGGCTGGAGTATCGGCTGGAGTATCGGCTGGAGTATCGGCTGGAGTATCGGCTGGAGTATCAACTGGAGTATCGGCTGGAGTATCAGGTGGAAGAGATGTAGCTTTACCTGAAGAGGAAAATGACTACGAGA ATGATCCTTCTGCGGATTATGTGGAAGTTCTTCCTGATTAA